One region of Paucibacter aquatile genomic DNA includes:
- a CDS encoding single-stranded DNA-binding protein has protein sequence MASVNKVILIGNLGRDPELRYNPSGVAFCTISLATTRNWKNRETGEKQEETEWHRVVFNDKLAEIVGQYCKKGRPLYVEGRLRTRKWTDKEGKDVYTTEIIANEMQLLGGRDSGDEGGGGGGGGYGAREARGGGGGAGGYGGGDDYGDAPAPRAPARPPARPPAAARPAPAPAPRPATGFDDMDDDIPF, from the coding sequence ATGGCCTCGGTCAATAAAGTCATTCTCATCGGCAACCTGGGGCGCGACCCCGAGTTGCGCTACAACCCCAGCGGCGTCGCCTTCTGCACCATCAGCCTGGCCACCACGCGCAATTGGAAGAACCGCGAGACCGGCGAAAAGCAGGAAGAAACCGAATGGCACCGTGTGGTGTTCAACGACAAGCTGGCTGAGATCGTCGGCCAGTACTGCAAGAAGGGCCGCCCGCTCTACGTCGAAGGCCGCCTGCGCACCCGCAAGTGGACCGACAAGGAAGGCAAGGACGTCTACACCACCGAAATCATCGCCAATGAAATGCAGCTGCTCGGCGGCCGCGATTCCGGTGATGAAGGTGGTGGCGGCGGTGGTGGTGGCTACGGCGCCCGCGAAGCACGTGGTGGTGGCGGCGGTGCTGGCGGCTACGGCGGTGGCGACGACTACGGCGACGCCCCGGCCCCGCGCGCTCCGGCCCGCCCGCCTGCACGCCCTCCGGCAGCTGCCCGCCCGGCGCCCGCCCCGGCACCGCGCCCGGCGACCGGCTTTGACGATATGGATGACGACATCCCGTTCTAA